A region of Prochlorococcus marinus subsp. pastoris str. CCMP1986 DNA encodes the following proteins:
- a CDS encoding 23S rRNA (pseudouridine(1915)-N(3))-methyltransferase RlmH, whose protein sequence is MLQTNRLSINAIGKIKKNWIREGINQYKKRMPDLIINESKSFNIDNIRVNNIIICLTEEGQSFNSIELTSLLLNFKNKKINFLIGDADGIPSDIKDKSNLLLSLSPLTFPHELARLILIEQIYRAISISNNSPYHRA, encoded by the coding sequence ATGCTTCAAACTAACAGATTATCAATAAATGCTATTGGTAAAATAAAAAAAAATTGGATAAGAGAAGGAATTAATCAATACAAAAAAAGAATGCCTGATCTTATTATTAATGAATCTAAGAGTTTTAATATTGATAATATTCGAGTTAATAATATTATTATTTGCCTTACTGAAGAAGGTCAATCCTTTAATTCAATAGAACTAACTTCCTTACTTTTAAATTTTAAAAATAAAAAAATTAATTTTCTTATTGGGGACGCAGATGGAATCCCTTCAGATATTAAAGATAAATCAAATCTTCTACTAAGCCTCTCTCCTCTTACTTTTCCTCATGAACTTGCAAGATTAATTCTTATTGAACAAATTTACAGAGCTATTTCTATTTCTAATAATTCGCCTTATCATCGCGCCTAA
- a CDS encoding LexA family protein, with protein sequence MKIPLLSDSVSAGFPSPADDYAEENIDLNEHLISNPFSTFFLRVKGDSMINSGIKDKDLIIVDKSLTAKPGNIIIAMIDGEFTIKRLSIKNNELYLKAENHKYPDFSFRNHIDIQIWGVVIYSIHSYL encoded by the coding sequence GTGAAGATTCCATTATTAAGTGATTCGGTCTCAGCAGGTTTTCCCTCTCCTGCAGATGACTATGCTGAAGAAAATATTGATTTGAACGAGCATTTAATATCTAATCCTTTTAGTACTTTTTTTCTTAGAGTCAAAGGCGACTCAATGATCAATTCAGGAATTAAAGATAAAGATTTAATAATAGTAGATAAGAGTCTAACTGCTAAACCAGGAAATATTATTATTGCGATGATAGATGGAGAATTTACTATAAAAAGATTATCCATAAAAAATAATGAATTATATTTAAAAGCAGAAAATCATAAATATCCAGACTTCAGTTTTAGAAATCATATTGATATACAAATTTGGGGAGTTGTAATCTATTCAATACATAGTTACTTATGA
- a CDS encoding Y-family DNA polymerase, which yields MKSKSSNTEAIALIDANNFYASCEQSINPNLRNKPVVILSNNDGCIIARSPEARALKIKMGIPYFKVKESLNNLGVAVLSSNYSLYGDMSKRLMNLLKDYSEEIEIYSIDEAFISILRPKDKNLNPWARKVRCLIYQNLGITLTIGIAENKVRAKIANNLAKNIDSSAGIFDLARIYNDNDYLRKISVEKIWGIGKQTSNWLQSKGIKNAKEFRDMDEDEIIKKLGIIGKRLQMELKGNKCLPIEIIKKPKKEIQVSRSFGKPITKLEDLTQALAIYAIKASEKMRSQSLKSSAITIFVRTSHYSNHPYHKSAYKKLINATDNTSTILKTVLALSKEIYTPEYKLSKAGVLMQDLTNCKYLQQSIINYESQEESKKSIRLMKTIDSLNKKFNNEVITWAITKKPQEWAMNRNSLSSGSTTDIRKIPNIMI from the coding sequence ATGAAAAGTAAAAGCTCAAATACTGAAGCAATAGCTCTTATAGATGCCAATAATTTCTACGCATCGTGCGAACAAAGTATCAACCCCAATTTAAGGAATAAACCAGTAGTAATATTATCTAATAACGACGGATGCATTATCGCAAGAAGCCCTGAAGCTCGTGCTTTGAAAATAAAAATGGGAATTCCTTATTTTAAAGTCAAAGAAAGTTTGAATAACTTAGGAGTTGCAGTCCTAAGTTCCAATTATTCGCTCTATGGTGATATGAGCAAGAGATTAATGAATTTATTAAAGGACTATTCTGAAGAGATAGAGATTTATTCTATTGATGAAGCCTTTATCTCAATTCTTAGACCTAAAGATAAGAATTTAAATCCTTGGGCAAGAAAAGTAAGGTGCTTAATATATCAAAATCTAGGAATAACATTAACAATAGGAATAGCAGAAAACAAAGTAAGAGCAAAAATTGCTAATAATCTAGCTAAGAATATAGATTCTTCCGCAGGAATATTTGATTTAGCTAGGATCTATAATGATAATGATTACTTAAGAAAAATTAGTGTAGAAAAAATATGGGGTATTGGTAAACAAACATCTAATTGGTTACAAAGCAAAGGGATTAAAAATGCAAAAGAATTCAGAGATATGGATGAAGATGAAATAATTAAGAAATTAGGGATCATAGGGAAAAGATTACAAATGGAATTAAAAGGTAATAAATGTCTTCCGATAGAAATAATTAAGAAGCCAAAAAAAGAGATTCAAGTAAGTAGAAGCTTTGGAAAACCAATCACAAAATTAGAAGATTTAACTCAAGCATTAGCAATTTATGCAATAAAAGCGTCCGAGAAAATGAGAAGTCAAAGCTTAAAATCATCTGCCATTACTATATTTGTAAGAACTAGTCATTATTCAAATCATCCTTATCACAAAAGTGCTTATAAAAAACTTATAAATGCAACAGATAATACAAGTACTATTTTAAAAACAGTACTTGCATTATCTAAAGAAATTTATACTCCGGAATATAAATTATCAAAAGCTGGGGTTTTGATGCAGGATTTAACTAATTGCAAATATTTACAGCAATCAATTATCAATTACGAATCTCAAGAGGAATCAAAAAAATCAATCCGTCTTATGAAAACAATTGACTCCTTGAATAAAAAATTTAATAATGAAGTAATTACATGGGCAATTACAAAAAAACCACAAGAATGGGCAATGAATAGAAATTCATTAAGTTCTGGATCTACAACAGATATTAGAAAAATTCCAAATATAATGATATAA
- the dnaG gene encoding DNA primase: protein MGPSIHPRTIQEVKDKADIVDVISEHIVLKKKGKEFVGICPFHDDSKPSMTVSPAKQFYYCFSCGAGGNSIKFLMEFTRNNFTDVVLSLAKKNDINVINVDGPQQEIYKKQLSRREELYKILRVTKEWFKSQLNNSLGKEAHHYLTSQRNLNIKNINDFELGYAPNSWNDLFNYLSKVEKFPLKLILSAGLVVSKDNTDKVYDRFRNRLIVPIFDMQGRVVAFGGRSLDGQEPKYLNSPETEVFEKGKMLFAFDKASSNIRKRDKAVVVEGYFDVISLHSKGITNSVASLGTALNKYQISQLCRCTDSKNIIINFDSDNAGRLATKRVINEVESLSLHDQINLKILEIKSSKDPDEYLKENTPEDYFNLIDNASFWIDWEIDQIFDNKDLSKSDIFQNVISSLVKLLSKFPQSATRTHYLQKVSERLSMGQARLAIKFEEDLRKQVKGFRWHGRSKKFEQPSEVSQREKNESEIIYYYLHCPEHRLFIREELLKREINIFNTEYIRLVWESISTIEVNNLSANYLDDLKDPNNKQLNNEFTSINLISLLPDHLALNDLEVSNKINTFINPDELFLTTLKNSKHNLLGTLSLLERYKSLKRCRHLIESWGSQRLKTLENCISILIDNSSLEPTDSNKEIEDVFKDLNSDAIKFQELYYLEREHINFLDKQRCGNFSSNQ from the coding sequence ATGGGACCTTCCATACATCCAAGAACTATTCAGGAGGTTAAAGATAAGGCAGATATTGTAGATGTTATTTCTGAACATATTGTATTAAAGAAAAAGGGAAAAGAATTTGTTGGTATATGCCCTTTTCATGATGATAGTAAGCCATCTATGACAGTTTCTCCTGCAAAACAATTTTATTATTGTTTCTCTTGTGGAGCTGGGGGTAATTCTATTAAATTTTTGATGGAGTTTACTCGTAATAACTTTACTGATGTTGTTCTTTCACTTGCAAAAAAGAATGATATTAATGTAATAAATGTTGATGGGCCTCAGCAAGAAATATATAAAAAACAATTATCTAGGAGAGAGGAACTTTATAAGATTCTTCGTGTAACAAAGGAATGGTTTAAGTCTCAATTAAATAATTCCTTGGGTAAGGAGGCACATCATTATTTAACTTCACAACGAAATTTAAATATTAAAAATATTAATGATTTTGAATTAGGTTATGCTCCTAATTCATGGAATGATTTATTCAATTATCTTTCAAAAGTTGAGAAATTTCCTTTAAAGTTAATTTTAAGTGCAGGTCTTGTTGTCTCAAAGGATAATACTGATAAGGTTTACGATCGCTTTAGAAATAGATTGATAGTTCCTATTTTTGATATGCAAGGGCGTGTAGTTGCTTTTGGAGGCAGATCTCTTGATGGTCAGGAACCTAAATATTTAAATTCTCCCGAAACTGAAGTTTTTGAGAAGGGTAAAATGTTGTTTGCTTTTGATAAAGCATCCAGCAATATTAGAAAACGAGACAAGGCAGTGGTAGTGGAAGGTTATTTCGATGTTATTTCACTTCATTCAAAAGGAATTACTAATTCTGTCGCTTCTCTTGGAACGGCATTAAACAAATATCAGATTTCACAACTTTGTAGATGTACTGATAGTAAAAATATAATAATAAACTTTGATTCTGATAATGCAGGAAGATTAGCTACAAAAAGAGTTATAAACGAAGTTGAAAGTTTATCTCTTCACGATCAAATAAACTTAAAAATCCTAGAAATAAAATCATCAAAAGATCCTGACGAGTATCTTAAAGAAAATACACCAGAAGACTATTTTAATTTAATAGATAATGCTTCTTTTTGGATTGATTGGGAGATTGATCAGATTTTTGATAATAAAGACTTATCTAAATCTGATATTTTTCAGAACGTTATTTCTTCGTTAGTTAAGTTATTAAGCAAATTTCCTCAATCTGCTACAAGAACTCACTATTTGCAAAAAGTCTCTGAAAGATTAAGCATGGGTCAAGCAAGATTAGCTATTAAATTTGAAGAAGACTTAAGAAAACAAGTTAAAGGATTTCGTTGGCATGGTAGATCAAAAAAATTTGAACAACCAAGTGAAGTTAGTCAGCGTGAAAAAAATGAATCAGAGATTATTTATTACTATTTGCATTGCCCTGAACATAGACTTTTTATTCGTGAAGAATTACTTAAAAGAGAAATTAACATCTTCAATACTGAATACATTCGTCTTGTTTGGGAATCTATTTCAACAATAGAAGTAAATAATTTAAGTGCAAATTATTTAGATGATTTGAAAGATCCCAATAATAAACAATTAAATAATGAATTTACTTCAATAAACTTGATTTCATTATTGCCTGATCATTTAGCTCTTAATGATTTAGAAGTCTCAAATAAAATCAATACTTTTATTAATCCAGATGAATTATTTTTAACCACTTTAAAAAATTCTAAACATAATCTTCTGGGTACTTTATCACTTCTTGAAAGATATAAATCATTAAAAAGATGTAGACATCTTATTGAATCCTGGGGTTCGCAAAGACTAAAAACTTTGGAAAACTGTATTTCTATTTTAATCGATAATTCTTCCTTAGAACCTACAGATTCTAATAAAGAGATTGAAGATGTATTCAAAGATTTAAACTCTGATGCTATAAAATTTCAAGAATTATATTACCTAGAAAGAGAACATATCAATTTTCTTGATAAACAACGTTGTGGGAATTTTTCTTCTAACCAATAA
- a CDS encoding DMT family transporter has protein sequence MLIEFFNQKNNSFKKVNLILASFFFSLMTVCVKKIDTRIPIYELVFFRSLLSLFITSMIINKKNLNPWGKNKPLLILRGILGTIALVCIFYAIKNMPLNISTVIQYTYPIFISIFAGILINEKINKNLIIASITGWLGILIILNPYQLSSLNIELDKFTVLIAFLGAISTALAYITVKKLSLTEDIFIIIKYFPLISVITLSPIVFFNWVTPNINDLIWILGIGMFTQAGQTFLTIGLKKLPTSEAARINYLQVLFGSLWGILFFNELININFIVGAVLVLLGTIISTSKKLKKI, from the coding sequence ATGCTTATAGAATTTTTTAATCAAAAGAATAATTCATTTAAAAAAGTAAATTTAATATTGGCATCGTTTTTCTTCAGCCTCATGACTGTTTGCGTAAAAAAAATCGATACAAGAATACCTATATATGAATTAGTATTTTTTAGATCATTATTAAGCTTGTTCATTACCTCTATGATAATAAACAAAAAAAATTTAAATCCCTGGGGAAAGAACAAACCATTACTAATTTTAAGGGGCATCTTAGGGACGATAGCTTTGGTTTGTATATTTTATGCTATTAAAAATATGCCTTTAAATATTTCTACTGTTATTCAATATACATACCCTATATTCATATCTATTTTTGCAGGAATTTTAATTAATGAAAAGATTAATAAAAATCTGATTATTGCATCCATAACAGGATGGTTAGGAATATTAATAATCTTAAATCCCTATCAATTATCGAGTTTAAACATTGAGTTAGATAAATTTACGGTATTAATAGCATTTCTTGGTGCTATATCAACAGCCCTAGCTTACATAACTGTAAAAAAACTATCATTAACAGAAGATATTTTCATAATAATTAAATATTTTCCTTTAATATCCGTAATAACATTATCTCCAATTGTATTTTTCAATTGGGTGACACCAAATATTAATGATTTAATTTGGATATTAGGTATAGGAATGTTTACCCAAGCTGGACAAACATTTTTAACAATTGGATTAAAGAAATTACCAACCTCAGAAGCGGCTAGGATAAATTATTTGCAAGTACTTTTTGGCTCTTTATGGGGAATCCTGTTCTTCAATGAACTAATAAATATTAACTTTATTGTTGGTGCGGTACTTGTTTTGTTAGGAACTATTATATCTACTAGCAAAAAACTAAAAAAGATTTAA
- a CDS encoding glycine zipper 2TM domain-containing protein: MKFFLLAFFSLYPFLQVKASTPKSVTCTRTEYREEYIPGTKSSPGYVRNYEIDVEIPCGGEKAKNIDDNDCSEGSVIGGLLGAGIALSSSRGKDRFWAVPAGGTAGALIGCQVDGG, from the coding sequence ATGAAATTTTTCTTATTAGCATTTTTCAGTCTTTATCCATTTCTCCAAGTAAAAGCATCAACTCCTAAATCTGTAACATGCACTAGGACTGAATATAGGGAAGAATATATTCCCGGTACAAAATCAAGTCCTGGTTATGTAAGAAATTACGAAATTGATGTTGAAATTCCATGTGGAGGAGAAAAGGCCAAAAATATTGATGACAATGACTGTAGTGAGGGATCAGTAATAGGCGGACTACTTGGAGCTGGAATAGCTCTCTCTTCATCTAGAGGCAAAGATAGATTTTGGGCTGTCCCAGCAGGAGGCACAGCAGGTGCTCTAATTGGATGTCAGGTGGATGGTGGTTAA
- the ruvA gene encoding Holliday junction branch migration protein RuvA yields the protein MISWIKGELVSSWQANNKFYILVNCQGLGYEIQTLESVFFDINSNKISEKEIILWLKHIKKEDSDMLFGFSTKDQRDFFIQILNIKGIGSQIGMSLLNKFSLNQLITAISNNDKKSISTVQGIGQKMTERIILELKSKVINKEIEKENLNINNFLEKNKDLDSIFKDIDLTLQSLNYSKKEIKNLFPKLINNIKNSSLEKESISFENLLKEAMNYLDHK from the coding sequence TTGATTAGTTGGATAAAGGGAGAATTAGTAAGTTCATGGCAAGCTAATAATAAATTTTATATTTTAGTAAACTGTCAGGGATTAGGTTATGAAATTCAGACCCTAGAATCAGTATTTTTTGATATCAATTCAAATAAGATTTCTGAAAAGGAAATAATCCTCTGGCTAAAACATATAAAAAAAGAAGATTCTGATATGCTCTTTGGTTTTAGCACCAAGGACCAAAGAGATTTCTTTATTCAAATTTTAAATATTAAAGGTATAGGCTCCCAAATCGGGATGTCTTTATTAAATAAATTTTCCTTAAATCAATTAATTACGGCAATATCTAATAATGACAAAAAATCGATTAGTACTGTTCAAGGTATTGGGCAAAAAATGACTGAACGAATAATCCTTGAGCTGAAAAGTAAGGTAATTAATAAAGAAATTGAAAAAGAGAATTTAAATATAAATAATTTCCTAGAAAAAAATAAAGACTTAGATTCAATTTTTAAAGATATTGATTTAACACTTCAATCTTTAAACTATTCTAAGAAAGAAATTAAAAACCTATTTCCAAAACTTATTAATAATATTAAAAATTCATCCTTAGAAAAAGAATCTATTTCTTTTGAAAATTTATTAAAAGAAGCCATGAATTATTTAGACCATAAATAG
- the rpsO gene encoding 30S ribosomal protein S15, producing the protein MTLDTAEKQKLIESHQVHATDTGSVEVQVAMLSERISKLSDHLQGNIHDYASRQGLLKMIGKRKRLLSYIKGKNPQNYQDLIKKIGIRG; encoded by the coding sequence ATGACTCTAGATACAGCGGAAAAACAGAAACTAATTGAATCGCATCAAGTACATGCAACAGATACAGGATCTGTTGAGGTGCAAGTTGCTATGCTTTCTGAAAGAATTTCAAAATTAAGTGACCATCTACAGGGAAATATTCACGATTATGCATCAAGACAGGGCCTATTAAAAATGATAGGAAAAAGAAAAAGGTTACTATCATACATAAAAGGTAAAAATCCCCAAAACTATCAAGATCTAATTAAAAAAATTGGAATCAGAGGATGA
- a CDS encoding PAM68 family protein yields the protein MKKKQAKKKNLSKKKKISEVDAFRNIEKKVPSLTQKSKQSSGIPKYVADRMARRIFFTAGIPTIMGMSVFVISYIIVTRNIAEIPPSSTIAISALFFLLGLGGLSFGILSASWDKEPGSFFGIENIPLNIQRAKAAFKPASQNFDEKK from the coding sequence ATGAAGAAAAAACAAGCTAAAAAGAAAAATCTTTCAAAAAAGAAAAAAATATCTGAGGTCGATGCCTTTAGAAATATTGAAAAGAAAGTTCCATCATTAACCCAAAAAAGCAAACAATCTAGCGGTATACCAAAATATGTAGCTGACAGAATGGCTAGGAGAATCTTTTTTACGGCTGGAATACCAACAATTATGGGTATGTCAGTGTTTGTTATAAGTTATATAATCGTCACAAGAAATATTGCTGAAATTCCTCCTTCTTCAACAATAGCAATATCAGCATTATTCTTTTTATTAGGACTAGGGGGGTTAAGTTTTGGAATATTATCTGCTAGTTGGGATAAAGAACCAGGAAGTTTTTTTGGTATAGAAAATATCCCCTTAAATATTCAAAGAGCAAAGGCTGCATTTAAACCAGCATCTCAAAACTTTGATGAGAAAAAGTAA
- a CDS encoding DNA polymerase III subunit alpha: MGFVPLHNHSDYSLLDGASQVSKIVDRACELGMDSIALTDHGVMYGVLDLVKKCKSKGIKPIIGNEMYIINGSIDDPQPKKEKRYHLVVLAKNHTGYKNLVKLTTISHLNGMRGRGIFSRPCIDKSLLEKYNDGLIISTACLGGEIPQAILKGRIDVAENTAVWYKRIFGDDFYLEIQDHGSIEDRIVNVELIRIGKEHQIKVIATNDAHYISNMDVEAHDALLCVLTGKLISDEKRLRYTGTEYIKSEDEMLRLFNDHIDKESIKEAINNTVEVSQKIEEFELFGTYRMPKFPLKEETDSLSFLTKITKQGLLSRLNKNNLDEIDEIYKKRLTSELKIIDDMGFPDYFLVVWDYIKFARDSSIPVGPGRGSAAGSLVAYALQITNIDPVKHGLLFERFLNPARKSMPDIDTDFCIDRRNEVIDYVTNRYGEDKVAQIITFNKMTSKAVLKDVARVLDIPYGESDKLAKLIPVVRGKPYKLNEMIDKKSPSPEFRDKYLKDIKVKKWIDLALRIEGTNKTYGVHAAGVVIASDPLDMLVPLQRNNEGQIITQYSMDDIESLGLLKMDFLGLKNLTMIDKTISLIESSTGQKINIDKLPPKDNKTFDLIGRGDLEGVFQLESSGMKQVVKDFKPNSLEDISSILALYRPGPLDAGLIPKFINRKNGSEKIDFPHPFIESILTETYGIMVYQEQIMKIAQDLAGYSLGDADLLRRAMGKKKVSEMVKHRNIFIEGSCKKGVDKKIANDLFDQMVLFAEYCFNKSHSTAYGAVTYQTAFLKAHYPVAYMASLLSVNAGSSDKMQRYISNCYSMGIEVISPSINLSGIDFTIKKDQILFGLSAIKNLGDSAIRNIIDNRNKLGVFKSFSDLCDRLPSNILNKRNLESLIHCGALDEFSENNNRAQLFSDLEYVMEWASSRNRDRISGQGNLFDSISKNDTKEFSLSQGSKVEDYSLIEKLKLEKQLLGFYLSDHPLKHLAKPAKLVSPISISQLENSHDRTKVSLVGMIPELKQITTRKGDRMAIVQLEDLSGSCEAIVFPKTYCRLSEFLLTDTRLLVWGTIDKKSDKTQLIIDDCREIDNLKLLVINLDSSQASDIRIQNTIRDCLVKFKPDRDKCGIKIPVLAAVRNNDSITYVKFGDQFCVGDILGVSKLLSDKSFQVNLKSMIA; the protein is encoded by the coding sequence ATGGGTTTTGTTCCACTACATAATCATAGCGATTACAGCCTTCTAGATGGAGCAAGTCAAGTTTCGAAAATTGTTGATAGAGCTTGTGAACTTGGCATGGATTCAATTGCTTTGACCGATCATGGAGTAATGTATGGCGTTCTTGATTTAGTAAAAAAATGCAAAAGTAAGGGTATAAAACCAATCATTGGTAATGAAATGTACATTATCAATGGTTCCATCGATGATCCTCAACCAAAAAAGGAAAAAAGATATCATTTGGTAGTATTAGCCAAAAATCATACAGGCTATAAGAATCTTGTAAAGTTAACAACGATTAGCCATCTTAATGGTATGAGGGGCAGAGGTATCTTTTCTAGACCTTGTATTGATAAATCTCTTTTAGAAAAATATAATGATGGTCTTATTATTTCAACAGCATGTTTAGGTGGAGAGATTCCTCAAGCAATCTTAAAAGGAAGGATTGATGTCGCTGAGAATACTGCTGTTTGGTATAAGAGAATATTTGGAGATGATTTTTATTTAGAAATACAAGACCATGGTTCTATCGAAGACAGAATTGTAAATGTTGAATTAATAAGAATCGGTAAAGAGCACCAAATTAAAGTTATTGCTACAAATGATGCTCATTATATCTCAAACATGGATGTTGAAGCTCATGACGCCTTACTTTGTGTTCTTACGGGAAAATTAATAAGTGACGAAAAAAGATTGAGATATACGGGAACAGAATATATTAAAAGTGAAGATGAAATGCTAAGACTTTTTAACGATCATATTGATAAAGAATCTATTAAAGAAGCAATAAATAATACGGTTGAGGTTTCACAAAAGATTGAGGAATTTGAGTTGTTCGGTACCTATAGAATGCCAAAGTTCCCTTTAAAAGAGGAGACTGACTCCTTATCATTTTTGACCAAAATAACTAAGCAGGGTCTTTTAAGTAGGCTTAATAAAAATAATCTTGATGAAATCGATGAAATCTACAAGAAAAGGTTAACTTCAGAATTAAAAATAATAGATGATATGGGTTTCCCAGACTATTTCTTAGTTGTGTGGGATTATATAAAATTTGCTAGAGATAGCTCTATACCTGTTGGCCCAGGCAGAGGTTCTGCTGCAGGTTCACTCGTAGCATATGCTCTTCAAATTACAAACATTGATCCAGTTAAACATGGATTATTATTTGAGAGATTCTTAAATCCAGCAAGAAAATCTATGCCTGATATTGATACAGATTTTTGTATTGACAGGAGAAATGAAGTTATTGATTATGTAACCAATAGATATGGCGAAGATAAAGTTGCGCAAATAATTACCTTTAATAAAATGACATCAAAAGCAGTATTAAAGGACGTTGCAAGAGTACTAGATATCCCTTATGGAGAATCAGATAAGTTAGCAAAGTTAATACCAGTTGTAAGGGGGAAACCTTATAAGCTGAATGAAATGATTGATAAAAAATCTCCTAGTCCTGAATTTAGGGATAAATATTTAAAAGATATCAAGGTAAAAAAATGGATTGATTTGGCATTGAGAATTGAGGGTACTAATAAAACATATGGTGTTCACGCCGCAGGAGTTGTAATAGCATCTGATCCTTTAGATATGCTCGTACCACTACAAAGAAATAATGAAGGACAAATAATTACACAATATTCAATGGATGATATTGAATCGTTAGGCTTATTAAAAATGGACTTCTTAGGCCTTAAAAATCTTACAATGATAGATAAGACTATATCTTTAATTGAAAGTTCCACAGGACAAAAAATAAATATCGACAAATTACCTCCAAAAGATAATAAAACTTTTGATCTTATTGGAAGAGGAGATTTAGAAGGGGTATTTCAATTGGAATCATCTGGGATGAAACAAGTTGTTAAAGACTTTAAGCCAAATTCTCTTGAAGATATCTCCTCTATTTTGGCTTTATATAGGCCTGGACCTCTTGATGCTGGTCTCATACCAAAGTTTATCAATAGAAAAAATGGGAGTGAAAAAATAGATTTTCCTCATCCTTTTATTGAATCTATTCTCACTGAAACCTATGGAATAATGGTTTATCAAGAGCAAATTATGAAAATTGCTCAAGATTTGGCAGGATATTCGCTTGGGGATGCGGACTTGTTAAGAAGAGCAATGGGAAAGAAGAAAGTATCTGAGATGGTTAAACATCGTAATATTTTCATTGAAGGATCCTGTAAAAAAGGTGTAGATAAAAAAATTGCTAATGATCTTTTTGATCAAATGGTTTTATTCGCTGAGTATTGTTTTAATAAAAGTCATTCCACTGCATATGGAGCTGTCACTTACCAAACTGCTTTTTTAAAAGCACATTATCCAGTAGCTTATATGGCTTCTCTTCTAAGTGTTAATGCTGGTTCAAGTGACAAAATGCAGAGATATATTTCTAATTGTTATTCCATGGGAATAGAAGTCATTTCACCAAGTATTAATCTATCGGGAATTGATTTTACTATTAAAAAGGATCAAATTTTATTTGGATTATCAGCTATTAAAAATCTCGGAGATTCAGCTATAAGAAATATAATTGATAATCGTAATAAACTAGGAGTTTTCAAATCATTTTCTGATTTATGCGATCGTTTACCCTCTAATATTTTAAATAAAAGGAATCTAGAATCATTAATTCATTGTGGAGCCCTTGATGAATTCTCTGAAAATAATAATAGAGCTCAACTTTTTTCAGATCTTGAATATGTTATGGAATGGGCATCCTCACGTAATCGTGATCGGATTTCTGGACAAGGAAATTTATTTGATTCAATTAGTAAAAACGATACCAAAGAATTTTCTTTATCTCAAGGATCTAAAGTTGAAGATTACTCCTTAATTGAAAAGCTTAAATTAGAAAAGCAACTTTTAGGTTTTTATTTATCAGATCATCCTTTAAAACATCTTGCAAAGCCAGCTAAACTTGTTTCTCCTATAAGTATCTCTCAATTAGAAAACTCACACGACAGAACAAAAGTCTCTTTAGTTGGAATGATTCCAGAATTAAAGCAAATTACTACAAGAAAAGGCGACAGAATGGCTATTGTGCAACTTGAAGATCTTTCTGGAAGTTGCGAGGCAATAGTATTCCCTAAAACGTATTGTCGATTATCTGAATTTTTACTTACTGATACAAGACTATTAGTCTGGGGCACTATTGATAAAAAAAGTGATAAGACTCAATTAATTATTGATGACTGCAGAGAAATTGATAACTTAAAGTTACTTGTCATTAATCTTGATAGTTCCCAAGCCTCAGATATAAGAATTCAAAACACAATAAGAGATTGTTTAGTTAAATTTAAACCAGATAGAGATAAATGTGGAATTAAAATTCCAGTATTAGCTGCTGTTAGAAATAATGACTCTATAACTTATGTTAAGTTTGGAGATCAATTTTGTGTTGGAGATATTCTTGGTGTTTCGAAATTACTCTCTGATAAGTCTTTTCAAGTAAATTTGAAATCTATGATTGCATAA